The following are encoded together in the Pygocentrus nattereri isolate fPygNat1 chromosome 15, fPygNat1.pri, whole genome shotgun sequence genome:
- the zmat3 gene encoding zinc finger matrin-type protein 3, whose amino-acid sequence MAMNVRNRDAVYSSADYCNTYNLHPVTYGNSSHYFPRLPGPETVLKPPLNLMCQQHSQTFQPVSPTQTLGPPPVMMSPDPLAFPLCSPLPAKPPPHLQLVPSPPITIPQVSSPQLPEEECQKVGTEQDATLEELCKPLYCKLCNVTLNSAQQAQAHYQGKNHSKKLRNFYAGSQQPPPIRIPEEVEPISQQSLSTPPTEAATAVVKQPPFKGPSRVILATENDYCKLCDASFSSPAVAHAHYQGKNHAKRLRLAEAQQGTSSSDTVDLAQRRSRKEGNEYRLNKNRRTHVNTAMPGPYYNPRPRQRIPRDLAMCVTPSGQFYCSMCNSGASEEADFRLHLESKQHKSKVSEQRYRSEMENLGYT is encoded by the exons ATGGCGATGAATGTACGGAATAGAGATGCAGTTTATTCAAGTGCCGATTACTGCAACACCTACAACCTTCACCCTGTAACGTATGGGAACAGCAGCCATTATTTCCCTCGGTTACCAG GTCCAGAGACTGTTCTGAAACCACCTCTGAATCTAATGTGTCAACAACACTCTCAGACCTTCCAGCCTGTATCCCCCACCCAGACCCTAGGGCCACCCCCAGTGATGATGTCCCCAGACCCCCTCGCTTTCCCACTCTGCAGCCCCCTGCCTGCCAAGCCACCCCCTCACCTGCAGCTGGTTCCCAGCCCTCCAATTACAATACCCCAAGTCTCCAGCCCCCAGCTTCCTGAGGAGGAGTGCCAGAAAGTGGGGACTGAGCAGGACGCTACCCTGGAAGAGTTGTGTAAGCCCTTGTACTGCAAACTGTGCAACGTCACGCTCAACTCAGCCCAGCAAGCACAGGCCCACTATCAG GGCAAAAACCACAgcaaaaaactgagaaatttttatGCTGGTAGTCAGCAGCCACCCCCTATCAGAATACCAGAGGAAGTAGAGCCAATTTCACAGCAGTCCCTCTCCACTCCGCCCACAGAGGCTGCCACTGCAGTGGTCAAGCAG CCGCCCTTCAAGGGCCCCAGCAGGGTCATCCTGGCCACGGAGAACGACTACTGCAAGCTTTGTGATGCGTCCTTCAGCTCCCCCGCCGTGGCGCACGCCCACTACCAGGGCAAAAATCATGCCAAGAGGCTCCGGCTTGCAGAGGCCCAGCAAGGCACAAGCTCTTC AGATACAGTGGATCTCGCTCAGAGGCGTTCCAGGAAAGAAGGGAATGAGTACAGACTGAACAAGAATCGCCGGACACATGTGAACACTGCCATGCCAG GGCCTTACTACAACCCCCGGCCGAGGCAGCGCATTCCGCGGGATCTGGCCATGTGTGTGACACCCAGCGGTCAGTTCTACTGTTCCATGTGCAACTCAGGggccagtgaggaggctgactTCCGCCTGCACCTGGAGAGCAAGCAGCACAAGAGCAAAGTGTCTGAACAGCGCTACCGCAGTGAAATGGAGAATCTGGGCTACACCTAG